Part of the Vigna angularis cultivar LongXiaoDou No.4 chromosome 1, ASM1680809v1, whole genome shotgun sequence genome, TTTTCTAACTTCAATTTTAACTAAGATCACTTAAGATACAAAATACCGAACGTAAAACTTTAACCTTtaacgagaccgaacacttggactGAGACCGAGAGGTTTCCAGTTCCAGAATAGATCAAAACCGAGAGAGAATTACCATCGAGATTTGAAAGAGACCGAGttcaataatatttctcaagatttaaaagaatcgaacgttatttacaaAGTGAATCAATTTGATGAACTGACCCATGAGCATTTAAACTGAATAGCTTAAAGCCTAaaccgagtactaagactctaggccgaaaccaatggAGACAAACACTAcaaaacattcaaataaaaGTACTTAGAAGACTCATATGAAGAAATCGAATgcttataaatacttagcttacttataaatttatcctcaaTAAAACTGAATGCCAATCAAAGACCAAACACGGTAGATGGTGAACCCattgagtttggacgaacgctattttcatccagataaattatagaaaagagaatgagcacttggtgtaagacccaGCACTAAATAGTACGAACActtggtgaaagacctagcTCTAAATCGTACGAGCGCTTAATGAAAGACCTATGAGTAAATAGCACGAtcgcttggtgaaagacctaaCACTAAATCGTACGAACGCTTGgaatataagatattatttaattaatattcaagAACGAACGAACATACTACTTCTTGTAgacatacttaaatttatatcaagTTGCCAAGGAAAGAATATCCTTGGTGGAACGCCTGTACACAAATTGTACTAGACGAAGATGCTCGTCCTCAACATAAACTCCTTCCAAATGAAAGAGTTCAATCCTAAACGAGTCCCcaagaaaaaccgaacggtcaaagaccattcAGTAACGAACATACATTATCATAGGAAATTTCATACTTAGAATTATTTATCTTCAAAATCtcatacatccatatcatattgaatttccatacttcatacaatcagAACATAacaacaatcatatttcatattaattcagCAAACTCAACCGACATACATGCAATACAagcaacatacaaattaaattaaataagcttcccttacctctaatgtgaccgaacgctcacagcTCGTATAGAATAGCTCACCACCAGAAATCTTAGAGTCGTACGGTTCACTCTTTATGAAACTAAATCAAACACAAAGCCAGAAATGGttcagaacaagattatgaactcatgcaaccagaacttgatTTGCATGTTCAGAACCCAAAATCGATCGGCtcaaactgaagctcttgacACTGGAGGAGTAGAAACGGTGCCTGAATGGTGATCAGAGGAAGCAAATGTGagaatttcttagagagaagatgaagagatgtagagagaatgaggagaaaatgagatttttcagAATCTGGgaaagaagggtgcatgcagtgAGTAGCGTGGATTtctgaaaaattaaagttttccTTCCAACACCAAAACAAGCGTCCGCTCATGTGCTAACACCTGCCTTCCACCAGCTGAGTGTCGAGTCTCCTCTTGACACGTGAATTCCACTAAAACGAATCCTGATTGAATTTTTAATGGCTTCTTCAAATTagattttaatctattaaaaaatttaactaaaatatttaacattaacTCCATGAGTTCTACTTCTACATATTCGTAAATTTGAAATACGCGTcacaatatttgaaatattataaaatgatatatattaaagttCTTACTTTTTTTTGCAGTAATACTATATCACTATaagatgaaaattatattagttattataaaaaagaaaacaagttataataaaataaaataaattaaaattttaaaattacttaagaaattaatatagttttgaaaataaaatataaataaatatttttctgacgatcttaaaccaaaaatatataatttattacatatttaatcttaaagaattattaaatattaaaacaacaaTCATATAACTAAAAGTTATTTAGCCCattattaaaatcattatttcGCAACTGTTCCAAAGCTTATTACAGGTTCCACCATTGATTTGTATCGTTTCCGcaagaaacaaacaaagacaCCCAAACAACCGAATCCGGATTCTGCTATCTTCACGCAACCTGATTGAGTAATTAATCCGtagagaaaaattaaatgatcaGATGATGCGGCGGCACAGGGTAATCCCATCACCCACGGGGAGCTGGCAAATCTCAATCCTTGAATCTTGTGCCAGGTACTTGTTGAACTCCATCACATAGCCGCGAAGAGGTTTAACGTAATCCATCAACGGTGCATCAGGAGGCGCGGCCACAGATCCAGCCCATAGGGTGTTGTCGTATCCGATCAGACCTCCCACCTTCACCAGATCAATTACTCTCTTGTGATAGTTCAAGTAATTGTTCTTATCAGCATCCACGAAAACGAAATCGAACTGTCCCTTCTTATTTTCCTGCATATTTTACACGAATTGATTGAACTATCAAGAATAGACTAATTCATAAAACCAAAACagttccttttcttcttcttttatctaAAATAAAGAAACGGTACACGCACATCTTTAAGCAGTTCGTCAAGAAAAGGAAGAGCAGGTCCTTCTCTGAAGTCGATCTTGTGAGCGACACCAGCTTTTTCAATGATGGGCAAACCCAATTCATAGTATTCGCGGTTCACGTCCAAAGCCAagatctaaaaaaaaaaattacaaaagctGTAAACTATATATTATGTGAAATAAAATTCAGTACTTTTATGATGATGGTATAATTTAAAGTTGAATTATGCAGAAAGATATAACCTTTCCAGCAGGGGGAAGAGCCAGGGCAGTGGAAAGAAGAGAGTAACCGGTGTATACACCAATTTCCAAGGTGTTCTTGGCATTAATGAGCTTAATAAGCATGCTCAGAAATTGTCCTTCGTCTGGTGGTGTAGCCATTATGTTCCTGGTTTTAAATATCATTACCAAACTATTCAACAAGTATTTCCCAAGAATTTGGAACAAGCACGGTTTGTTTTAGAGACTGCATAATTTTTATTAGGAAATGCAAAATGACCATGATTTTACCGAGGGTGTTTTTCTGTCATCTCGCGGATCTCCTTCAAGCACTTGTGCTCTCTTGGATAAACACTGGTTTCAAGTATGTACTGCAATAATAGTACGTATGTTGGTTTCAAGCGAAAATATGGTTACAATTCGAAAGAGAGAATAAAAGAGTTGCTGAATTGACCTGATAGAGTGCATCGCTCTGAAGGAGAGTCTTATGAGAGAGATTTCTGATGCCCAAGAGGTGGTTTTTGGGTTCATCTTCATTAGCCATGTCTCTGCTGAATCTCTTACTAGCTCAAGCTTCCTTCAGCCTTGAAATTATTGTTCTGCTTATCCTTTTTTAGCAGGAAATGTTTCTTCCCTTTGGACAAGTGGTAGTATACGATACCTACCCATGTTCT contains:
- the LOC108335869 gene encoding caffeoyl-CoA O-methyltransferase 1; its protein translation is MANEDEPKNHLLGIRNLSHKTLLQSDALYQYILETSVYPREHKCLKEIREMTEKHPRNIMATPPDEGQFLSMLIKLINAKNTLEIGVYTGYSLLSTALALPPAGKILALDVNREYYELGLPIIEKAGVAHKIDFREGPALPFLDELLKDENKKGQFDFVFVDADKNNYLNYHKRVIDLVKVGGLIGYDNTLWAGSVAAPPDAPLMDYVKPLRGYVMEFNKYLAQDSRIEICQLPVGDGITLCRRII